In Bacteroides cellulosilyticus, the genomic stretch GTGAGATTATTTCTTTCCGCAATGGCAACACAAGCGTCCGACATATTGGATACGGCATACTTAAATACCGTACGACCTTCCTGATAAAGAAAGTGCATGTGATTATCCACTGTGAAATAAGAAGGAGGACATACAGAACCGCCGGCCTTCATATGCAAGAAAGGTAACCCTTTACCGTCTGTTCTTAAAATAGCGTCCATGACACCAACATCCTCAGTAGTCGGTTCCATCATAACCGCAGCTGCCCCGTCACCAAAGATCGGGCAAGTAGCACGCTCGGTATAATCCACCATAGACGACATTTTGTCACCACCCACTAAAATAATTTTCTTATATCTCCCCGAACGGATAAAATTAGCTCCCGTTTCCAACAAGTACAAGAAACCGCTACAAGCAGCCTGTAAGTCAAAAGCAAAAGCATGTTTTAATCCAAGCTTATCACATAGGATAGAAGCTGTAGAAGGGAAATGATAATCAGGAGTAGTAGTAGCGACAATCACCAGATCAATATCATCAGGATTAGAACCTGTACGCTGCATCAACTGCTTTGCGGCTTTACGAGCC encodes the following:
- a CDS encoding beta-ketoacyl-ACP synthase III, giving the protein MEKINAVITGVGGYVPDYILTNEEISRMVDTNDEWIMTRIGVKERHILNEEGLGTSYMARKAAKQLMQRTGSNPDDIDLVIVATTTPDYHFPSTASILCDKLGLKHAFAFDLQAACSGFLYLLETGANFIRSGRYKKIILVGGDKMSSMVDYTERATCPIFGDGAAAVMMEPTTEDVGVMDAILRTDGKGLPFLHMKAGGSVCPPSYFTVDNHMHFLYQEGRTVFKYAVSNMSDACVAIAERNNLTKDNIDWIIPHQANLRIIDAVAHRLEVPREKVMINIERYGNTSAGTLPLCLWDFEDKLKKGDNLIFTAFGAGFTWGAVYVKWGYDGKKQ